One Thioclava electrotropha DNA segment encodes these proteins:
- a CDS encoding DEAD/DEAH box helicase, with the protein MIPSLSAALAERGYDTLTPVQDAVTDPALEGKDLLVSAQTGSGKTVGFGLAIAPTLLGEAESFGPAGTPLALVVAPTRELAFQVMQELRWLYAKTGAIVSSCVGGMDPRQERRALERGTHIVVGTPGRLSDHIRRGALDLSDIRAVVLDEADEMLDLGFREDLEFILGSATEERRTLLFSATVSPMIAKLAEQFQNDAQRISTINTAQQHSDIAYKALKVAASDSDHAIFNLLRYHHDESAIVFANTRAAVNHLSARLGNRGLSVVTLSGELSQAERSHALQAMRDGRARVCVATDVAARGIDLPNLSLVIHADLPQNPESLLHRSGRTGRAGRKGMSALIVPPRMVKRAERLLKFAKINAEWSVPPSAESIIARDEERLLTDPDWREPVSEDQAAFARKLLDRHGAEAVAAAFLRLQQSRNAPPEDLLPPDTKGQSERQEFGPSRWFTLSVGRNDRAEPRWLLPLLRRHADLDKSSIGAIRVRDDETFVEIAEKSVAKFAASLGPDGELSDEIKARALNGEPDFGPPPKKRRADKPHGKPERGDRGERPNKAPHRKGPPKAPRDDAPEESAKTSGWSPDDEAVFAALADIPPKKRKPKPEGGAAPKGKKPRAKYAGPGKGPHPGKGGKPKPGGPKKPRK; encoded by the coding sequence ATGATCCCCTCCCTTTCCGCAGCGCTCGCCGAGCGCGGCTACGACACTCTCACTCCCGTGCAGGACGCGGTGACCGATCCCGCGCTGGAGGGCAAGGACCTGCTGGTCTCTGCCCAGACCGGCTCGGGTAAAACGGTCGGCTTCGGTCTCGCGATCGCCCCGACCCTGTTGGGCGAGGCCGAAAGCTTCGGCCCGGCTGGCACGCCGCTTGCACTCGTCGTGGCCCCCACGCGGGAACTCGCCTTTCAGGTCATGCAGGAATTGCGCTGGCTCTACGCCAAGACCGGCGCCATCGTCAGCTCCTGCGTCGGCGGCATGGACCCGCGGCAGGAACGCCGCGCCCTCGAACGCGGCACGCATATCGTGGTCGGCACGCCCGGTCGCCTGAGTGACCATATCCGCCGCGGCGCGCTCGATCTGAGCGACATCCGCGCGGTCGTGCTCGACGAGGCCGACGAGATGCTCGATCTGGGCTTCCGCGAAGACCTCGAATTCATCCTCGGCTCCGCCACGGAAGAGCGGCGCACGCTGCTGTTCTCGGCCACCGTTTCGCCGATGATCGCGAAGCTGGCCGAGCAGTTCCAGAACGACGCGCAGCGCATTTCGACGATCAACACCGCGCAGCAGCACTCCGACATCGCCTACAAGGCACTGAAGGTTGCGGCCTCGGATAGCGATCATGCGATCTTCAACCTGCTGCGCTATCACCATGACGAAAGCGCCATCGTTTTCGCCAACACCCGCGCGGCGGTGAACCATCTCAGCGCGCGTCTCGGCAATCGCGGCCTCTCGGTCGTGACGCTGTCGGGTGAACTGAGCCAAGCCGAACGCAGCCACGCCCTGCAGGCGATGCGCGACGGGCGGGCACGGGTCTGCGTGGCGACCGATGTGGCCGCGCGCGGCATCGACCTGCCGAACCTGAGCCTCGTCATCCATGCCGATCTGCCGCAAAACCCCGAAAGCCTGCTGCACCGTTCGGGCCGGACGGGCCGCGCCGGGCGCAAGGGGATGTCCGCGCTGATCGTGCCCCCGCGCATGGTCAAACGTGCCGAGCGTCTGCTGAAATTCGCGAAGATCAACGCCGAATGGAGCGTGCCGCCGTCGGCCGAGTCGATCATTGCGCGCGATGAAGAACGTCTGCTGACCGATCCCGATTGGCGCGAGCCGGTCAGCGAGGATCAGGCAGCGTTTGCGCGCAAGCTGCTCGACCGGCACGGGGCCGAGGCTGTCGCCGCCGCTTTCCTGCGGCTGCAGCAATCGCGCAACGCCCCGCCCGAGGATCTGCTGCCGCCCGACACCAAGGGCCAGTCCGAGCGCCAGGAATTCGGCCCGAGCCGTTGGTTCACGCTCTCGGTCGGGCGCAATGACCGGGCCGAGCCGCGCTGGCTGCTGCCCTTGCTGCGCCGCCATGCCGATCTCGACAAATCGTCGATCGGTGCGATCCGCGTGCGCGATGACGAGACCTTCGTTGAGATCGCCGAGAAGAGCGTCGCGAAATTCGCGGCCTCGCTTGGTCCCGATGGCGAGCTCTCCGATGAGATCAAGGCCCGCGCCCTGAACGGTGAACCTGATTTCGGACCGCCCCCGAAAAAGCGCCGCGCCGACAAGCCGCATGGCAAACCGGAACGCGGCGACCGTGGCGAGCGCCCAAACAAGGCGCCCCATCGCAAGGGCCCGCCCAAGGCACCGCGCGACGACGCCCCGGAAGAGAGTGCGAAGACGAGCGGTTGGAGCCCCGACGACGAGGCCGTGTTCGCAGCCCTCGCGGACATCCCGCCGAAGAAACGCAAGCCCAAGCCCGAAGGCGGTGCTGCCCCGAAGGGTAAGAAGCCCCGCGCGAAATATGCGGGCCCCGGCAAAGGGCCGCATCCGGGCAAAGGCGGGAAGCCCAAGCCCGGCGGCCCGAAGAAGCCGCGCAAGTGA
- a CDS encoding sodium:calcium antiporter, translated as MIASLSTPLLLGVFAIAGLIVVISSIKATGLADVIADRTRMGEALAGGIVLGAATSLSGIVVSVSVAAQGDASFAFSNAVGGIAAQTFFLALADMLHRRANLEHSAAEPANLFQAVMLIVLLSIPLAATAAPDISIWGISPASVVLFLAYLGGTKLATQVSETPMWKPVETRETRRDEPEDEEEANRSPRGPIIVFMGLVVIMGLSGWVISQAGQEFVTRFSLSSSLVGALLTAVVTSLPELVTTLTAVRRGALQLAIGGIIGGNTFDTLFLVFSDGAYRDGSLYHAVSMSDLYWLATGLMMTGVLLGGLILRQKDGPARIGIESLLLVAIYASAVVLQVLA; from the coding sequence ATGATCGCCTCTCTTTCGACCCCGCTTCTGCTCGGCGTATTTGCCATCGCCGGACTGATCGTCGTCATCTCCTCCATCAAGGCGACCGGGCTGGCCGATGTGATCGCGGATCGCACGCGGATGGGCGAGGCGCTGGCGGGCGGGATCGTGCTGGGGGCCGCGACGTCGCTGTCGGGGATCGTCGTCTCGGTCTCGGTCGCCGCACAGGGCGATGCGAGTTTCGCCTTTTCCAACGCGGTGGGCGGGATCGCCGCGCAGACCTTCTTTCTGGCGCTCGCCGACATGCTGCACAGGCGCGCCAATCTCGAACATTCCGCGGCAGAGCCTGCGAACCTCTTTCAGGCGGTGATGCTGATCGTGCTGCTATCGATCCCGCTCGCCGCGACCGCTGCACCCGACATCTCGATCTGGGGGATCAGCCCGGCCTCGGTGGTGCTGTTCCTCGCCTATCTCGGCGGCACGAAACTCGCGACCCAGGTTTCGGAAACCCCAATGTGGAAACCGGTCGAAACCCGCGAGACGCGCCGTGACGAACCCGAAGACGAGGAGGAAGCGAACCGCTCGCCGCGCGGGCCGATCATCGTCTTCATGGGCCTCGTCGTCATCATGGGCCTCAGCGGTTGGGTCATTTCGCAGGCCGGGCAGGAATTCGTCACCCGCTTCAGTCTCAGCTCCTCGCTGGTGGGCGCGCTGCTGACGGCGGTCGTGACCTCGCTGCCCGAGCTGGTGACGACGCTGACGGCTGTCCGTCGCGGCGCGCTGCAACTGGCCATTGGCGGGATCATCGGCGGCAACACCTTCGACACGCTATTCCTCGTCTTCTCGGACGGGGCCTATCGCGACGGCTCGCTGTATCACGCGGTCTCGATGTCGGACCTCTACTGGCTCGCGACGGGACTGATGATGACGGGCGTGCTGCTCGGCGGGTTGATCCTGCGCCAGAAGGACGGGCCGGCCCGGATCGGGATCGAGAGCCTCCTGCTGGTCGCGATCTACGCCTCGGCGGTGGTGCTGCAAGTCCTCGCCTGA
- the xylB gene encoding xylulokinase, whose translation MFIGLDLGTSGLKGLLIDEAQRVVAEATHPLTVSRPQEGWSEQDPAEWIAAMEAVLGALAQHDLSAVRGIGLSGHMHGATLLDAQDAVLRPCILWNDTRAYREAAALDADPQFREISGNIVFPGFTAPKLVWLAKHEPERFAKVAKVLLPKDYLRLWLTGEHVSEMSDAAGTSWFDTGARDWSDALLAATGMRREQMPRLVEGSDVSGTLRPQIAARFGLSDTVVVAGGGGDNAASGVGVGVVAAGQAFVSLGTSGVLFAADDGYRPDAASAVHSFCHALPQTWHQMGVVLAATDALNWYARLLESDAKQLTEGLGPLQAPGKARFLPYLGGERTPLNDAAIRGAFIGLEHATDRAATTRAVLEGVSFALRDCRDALAGTGTRIETLLGVGGGTRSRYWCEAIATALDTPVALPVAGDYGGAFGAARLGMMAATGGGLDIAAPPEIAATIEPVSALREAFDEGYERYRQAGAALRGLT comes from the coding sequence ATGTTTATCGGATTGGATCTGGGCACATCGGGGCTGAAGGGGCTCTTGATCGACGAGGCGCAGCGCGTGGTCGCCGAGGCGACGCATCCGCTCACCGTCTCGCGCCCGCAGGAGGGCTGGTCGGAACAGGATCCCGCCGAATGGATCGCGGCGATGGAGGCGGTGCTCGGCGCGCTCGCGCAGCACGATCTGTCGGCGGTGCGCGGGATCGGGCTTTCGGGGCATATGCACGGCGCGACGCTGCTCGATGCGCAGGACGCGGTGCTGCGGCCCTGCATCCTGTGGAACGACACCCGCGCCTATCGCGAGGCGGCGGCGCTCGACGCGGATCCGCAATTCCGCGAGATCAGCGGCAATATCGTCTTCCCCGGCTTTACTGCGCCGAAACTTGTCTGGCTCGCCAAGCACGAGCCGGAGCGTTTCGCGAAAGTGGCGAAAGTGCTGTTGCCGAAGGACTACCTGCGGCTCTGGCTGACCGGAGAGCATGTCTCGGAGATGTCGGACGCCGCCGGGACGAGCTGGTTCGACACCGGCGCGCGCGACTGGTCGGATGCGCTGCTTGCGGCCACCGGGATGCGGCGCGAGCAGATGCCGCGCCTCGTCGAGGGCTCGGACGTCTCCGGCACGCTGCGCCCGCAGATCGCGGCACGCTTTGGCCTCTCTGACACCGTCGTCGTTGCGGGCGGCGGGGGCGACAACGCGGCTTCGGGCGTGGGCGTCGGCGTCGTGGCGGCGGGACAGGCCTTCGTCTCGCTCGGCACCTCGGGGGTGCTGTTCGCCGCCGATGACGGCTATCGCCCCGATGCGGCGAGCGCGGTGCATAGCTTCTGTCACGCCCTGCCGCAGACATGGCACCAGATGGGGGTGGTGCTGGCCGCGACCGACGCGCTGAACTGGTATGCGCGGCTTCTGGAGAGCGACGCCAAGCAACTGACCGAGGGCCTCGGCCCGCTGCAGGCGCCGGGCAAGGCGCGGTTCCTGCCCTATCTCGGCGGCGAGCGCACGCCGCTCAACGATGCGGCGATCCGCGGCGCGTTCATCGGGCTTGAGCACGCAACCGATCGCGCCGCGACCACGCGGGCCGTGCTCGAGGGGGTGAGCTTCGCGCTGCGCGATTGCCGCGATGCGCTGGCGGGAACTGGCACCCGGATCGAGACGCTGCTCGGCGTCGGGGGCGGCACGCGCTCGCGCTATTGGTGCGAGGCGATCGCGACCGCGCTCGACACGCCAGTGGCCCTGCCGGTGGCGGGCGATTATGGCGGCGCGTTCGGGGCGGCAAGGCTTGGGATGATGGCCGCGACGGGCGGCGGGTTGGACATCGCGGCGCCGCCGGAGATCGCCGCGACGATCGAGCCGGTCTCCGCGTTGCGCGAGGCGTTCGACGAAGGGTACGAGCGCTACCGTCAGGCCGGCGCTGCGCTGCGGGGTTTGACCTGA
- a CDS encoding aldose epimerase family protein, with amino-acid sequence MFDHESELEIGLASGMLVRIDPKGARLTSVVLPSDDGPVELLIGPDPKQKTRDFHGATIGRYANRIAGAQFTLDGEQFQLDANEGGNCLHGGGKGFDQCDWTVVAHWINAATLRLESPDGDQGFPGNLVAEVSFAVSDPETLSITYRACCDRACPVSLTSHGYFNLAGGGSIADHRLKLNAKQVLEVDGEKLPVGGPRDVAGTRFDFREPAPALGPDGAGFDHNFCVGSGGMREVAVLSDPASGRSMTMLSNQPGLQVYTAPSGDSFNAICLEPQAWPDAPNHPEFPSTILRPGVEYVNRIRLQFSS; translated from the coding sequence ATGTTCGATCACGAATCAGAACTGGAGATCGGGCTTGCATCAGGGATGCTGGTGCGCATCGATCCAAAGGGCGCGCGACTGACAAGCGTTGTGCTGCCAAGCGACGACGGTCCGGTCGAGCTTCTCATCGGCCCCGACCCGAAACAGAAGACACGCGATTTCCACGGGGCGACGATCGGGCGCTATGCCAACCGCATCGCCGGAGCGCAATTCACGCTCGATGGCGAGCAGTTCCAGCTAGATGCGAACGAAGGTGGGAACTGCCTTCACGGCGGTGGCAAGGGGTTCGACCAATGCGACTGGACCGTTGTCGCGCATTGGATCAACGCGGCGACACTGCGGCTCGAAAGCCCGGATGGCGATCAGGGCTTCCCCGGAAATCTCGTCGCGGAGGTGAGCTTCGCGGTATCGGACCCAGAAACTTTGAGCATCACTTACCGCGCGTGCTGTGATCGCGCTTGCCCGGTGTCTCTGACCTCGCATGGGTATTTCAATCTCGCGGGCGGCGGCTCGATCGCCGACCACCGACTGAAGCTCAATGCAAAACAGGTTCTCGAGGTTGATGGCGAGAAACTCCCCGTAGGCGGGCCGCGCGACGTGGCTGGCACACGCTTCGATTTCCGCGAACCGGCCCCGGCGCTGGGGCCCGATGGCGCGGGCTTCGATCACAATTTCTGCGTCGGCTCCGGCGGGATGCGCGAGGTGGCGGTGCTGAGCGATCCGGCCTCCGGACGCAGCATGACCATGCTGAGCAACCAGCCCGGATTGCAGGTCTACACCGCGCCGTCCGGCGACAGCTTCAACGCGATCTGCCTGGAGCCGCAAGCTTGGCCCGATGCGCCCAATCACCCCGAGTTCCCCTCGACGATCCTGCGACCGGGCGTGGAATATGTGAACCGGATCCGTCTGCAATTCTCGAGCTGA
- the glpD gene encoding glycerol-3-phosphate dehydrogenase, with protein MPQAVDLFVIGGGVNGCGIARDAAGRGLRVRLAEMGDLAQATSSASTKLFHGGLRYLEYLEIKLVREALSEREVLIRAMPHISWPMRFVLPYSADMRFESDTPVSKMLSTVMPWMKGKRPSWMIRSGLFLYDHLGGQGLLPGTTRLDLRNAPEGAPLKDSFTHAFEYSDGWVQDARLVVLNARDAEAHGADIRVQTKVVEAHRDGGHWVIVTEGPNGREEHMARAVVNAGGPWVEQILKGTMGSASREHIRLVRGSHIVTRKLYDHDKCYFFQGADGRIIFAIPYEQDFTLIGTTEAAHEDSPLAAECTEAERDYLCDFASEYFKEEVTPDDVVWTYSGVRPLYEDGASSATAATREYVLSLDAPSGQPAALHVFGGKITTYRRLAEDALGKLRPHLPGMGGQWTKGARLPGGDFAPEEVGTKIAKLSQDYPFVNRKWAERMIRHYGTESWDIFGDAKALGDLGRDFGGTLTEAELRWLVEKEWARKVEDVIWRRTKLGLRLDADQVNSVAAWLEEHAA; from the coding sequence ATGCCACAAGCAGTAGATCTCTTCGTGATCGGCGGCGGGGTGAACGGCTGCGGGATCGCGCGCGACGCGGCCGGACGGGGCCTGCGGGTGCGTCTGGCCGAGATGGGCGACCTAGCGCAGGCGACCTCTTCGGCCTCCACCAAGCTGTTCCATGGCGGGCTGCGCTATCTCGAATATCTCGAGATCAAACTGGTCCGCGAGGCGCTGTCCGAGCGCGAAGTGCTGATCCGCGCAATGCCGCATATCTCATGGCCGATGCGCTTCGTGCTGCCCTATAGCGCCGATATGCGTTTCGAGAGCGATACACCGGTCTCGAAAATGCTCTCCACCGTCATGCCGTGGATGAAGGGCAAGCGCCCGTCGTGGATGATCCGCTCGGGGCTGTTCCTCTATGACCATCTGGGCGGGCAGGGACTGCTGCCGGGCACCACGCGGCTCGACCTGCGCAACGCCCCGGAGGGCGCGCCGCTGAAGGACAGCTTCACCCACGCCTTTGAGTATTCCGATGGCTGGGTGCAGGATGCGCGGCTCGTCGTGCTCAATGCCCGCGACGCCGAGGCCCATGGCGCGGACATTCGCGTGCAGACCAAGGTGGTCGAGGCGCATCGCGACGGCGGCCATTGGGTGATCGTGACCGAAGGCCCGAATGGGCGCGAGGAACATATGGCCCGCGCCGTGGTCAATGCAGGTGGCCCGTGGGTCGAGCAGATTCTGAAAGGCACGATGGGCAGCGCCAGCCGCGAGCATATCCGCCTCGTGCGCGGCAGCCATATCGTGACGCGCAAGCTCTACGATCACGACAAATGCTACTTCTTCCAAGGCGCGGACGGGCGGATCATCTTCGCGATCCCCTATGAGCAGGACTTCACTCTGATCGGCACGACCGAGGCTGCCCATGAGGACTCGCCGCTCGCCGCCGAATGCACCGAGGCCGAGCGCGATTACCTGTGCGATTTCGCGTCCGAATATTTCAAGGAAGAGGTCACGCCCGACGATGTCGTCTGGACCTATTCCGGCGTGCGCCCGCTCTATGAAGACGGCGCGAGTTCGGCCACGGCGGCGACGCGCGAATATGTTCTCTCGCTCGATGCGCCGAGCGGGCAACCGGCAGCCCTGCATGTCTTCGGCGGCAAGATCACGACCTATCGTCGTCTGGCCGAAGACGCGCTGGGCAAGCTGCGCCCGCATCTCCCGGGCATGGGCGGTCAATGGACGAAAGGCGCGCGCCTGCCGGGCGGCGATTTCGCCCCCGAGGAGGTCGGCACCAAGATCGCCAAGCTCTCGCAGGATTACCCCTTCGTGAATCGCAAATGGGCCGAGCGGATGATCCGCCATTACGGCACCGAGTCCTGGGACATCTTCGGCGATGCCAAGGCGCTGGGCGATCTGGGCCGCGATTTCGGCGGCACGCTGACCGAGGCCGAGCTGCGCTGGCTCGTCGAGAAGGAGTGGGCGCGCAAGGTCGAGGACGTGATCTGGCGGCGCACCAAGCTGGGCTTGCGGCTCGATGCCGATCAGGTCAACTCTGTCGCCGCGTGGCTGGAGGAGCACGCAGCCTGA
- the glpK gene encoding glycerol kinase GlpK — protein MTYILAIDQGTTSSRAIVFDAALRPVASAQQEFTQHFPHSGWVEHDAEEIWDSVLATVRGAIEKAGIAASDISGIGITNQRETTLVWDRESGKPIHNAIVWQDRRTAEFCRALREDGFEDTVTARTGLIVDPYFSATKLRWLLENVDGAREKAEAGKLAFGTIDSWLIWKLTGGASHVTDATNAARTMLYDIAKGRWSTTIAAKLGVPMEMLPEVKDCAAEFGVTQADLFGAEIPILGVAGDQQAATVGQACFKPGMLKSTYGTGCFALLNTGDQMVRSENRLLTTIAYQLDGKVTYALEGSIFVAGAVVQWLRDGLKIIEAADQTQALAEQSDPEQDVIIVPAFTGLGAPYWNPDCRGAVFGLTRSSGPAEFARAALESVGFQTRDLLEAMQADWSDDARPTLRVDGGMTASDWAMQFLSDILGAPVDRPEVLETTALGAAWLAGYKAGIYPEPEEFAKGWALDRNFAPEMDEAKREARYAEWKKAVAAAISITQ, from the coding sequence ATGACCTATATTCTTGCAATCGACCAAGGCACCACGTCTTCGCGCGCGATCGTCTTTGACGCTGCGCTGCGCCCCGTGGCGAGCGCGCAGCAGGAATTCACGCAGCATTTCCCGCATTCCGGCTGGGTCGAGCATGATGCCGAGGAAATCTGGGACAGCGTGCTGGCGACCGTGCGCGGCGCGATCGAGAAGGCCGGGATTGCGGCCTCCGACATCTCCGGGATCGGCATCACCAACCAGCGCGAGACGACGCTGGTCTGGGATCGCGAGAGCGGAAAGCCGATCCATAATGCCATCGTCTGGCAGGACCGCCGCACCGCCGAATTTTGTCGCGCGCTGCGCGAGGACGGGTTCGAGGACACCGTGACCGCGCGCACCGGGCTCATTGTGGATCCCTATTTCTCGGCTACGAAACTGCGTTGGCTTCTGGAGAATGTCGACGGCGCGCGGGAGAAGGCCGAAGCGGGCAAGCTCGCCTTCGGGACCATCGATAGCTGGCTGATCTGGAAACTGACGGGCGGCGCGTCGCATGTGACGGATGCCACGAATGCCGCGCGCACGATGCTCTACGATATCGCCAAGGGCCGCTGGTCGACGACCATCGCCGCCAAGCTCGGCGTGCCGATGGAGATGCTGCCCGAGGTCAAGGATTGCGCCGCCGAGTTCGGCGTGACGCAAGCGGACCTCTTCGGCGCGGAAATCCCGATCCTCGGCGTCGCGGGCGACCAGCAGGCCGCCACCGTGGGGCAGGCCTGCTTCAAGCCGGGCATGCTGAAATCGACCTATGGCACGGGCTGCTTTGCACTGCTCAATACCGGCGATCAGATGGTGCGGTCCGAGAATCGCCTGCTGACGACCATCGCCTATCAGCTCGACGGCAAGGTCACCTACGCGCTCGAAGGCTCGATCTTCGTCGCGGGGGCGGTGGTGCAATGGCTGCGCGACGGGCTGAAGATCATCGAAGCCGCCGATCAGACCCAGGCGCTGGCCGAGCAGTCCGACCCCGAGCAGGACGTGATCATCGTGCCCGCCTTCACCGGCCTCGGCGCGCCTTACTGGAACCCCGATTGCCGCGGCGCGGTCTTCGGCCTGACCCGCAGCTCCGGCCCGGCCGAGTTCGCCCGCGCGGCGCTGGAATCGGTGGGGTTCCAGACCCGCGACCTCTTGGAGGCGATGCAGGCGGATTGGTCCGATGACGCCCGCCCGACCCTGCGCGTCGATGGCGGCATGACGGCCTCGGACTGGGCGATGCAGTTCCTGTCGGACATCCTCGGCGCGCCTGTCGACCGGCCCGAAGTGTTGGAAACAACGGCGCTCGGCGCGGCATGGCTCGCGGGCTACAAGGCGGGGATTTATCCCGAGCCGGAAGAGTTCGCGAAGGGCTGGGCGCTCGATCGCAACTTCGCCCCCGAGATGGACGAGGCCAAGCGCGAAGCCCGTTACGCCGAGTGGAAAAAGGCGGTCGCTGCGGCGATCTCGATCACTCAGTAG